A DNA window from Cobetia marina contains the following coding sequences:
- a CDS encoding peptidylprolyl isomerase: MARIAMARHILVKTEAEAQRLKQSLERGQPFEKLAKKHSTCPSGKRGGDLGEVRPGQMVGGIDRAIFKGPLNTLQGPLKSKFGYHLLEVFFRG; this comes from the coding sequence ATGGCTCGTATTGCCATGGCACGCCACATTCTGGTGAAGACCGAGGCCGAGGCGCAGCGTCTCAAGCAGTCACTGGAGCGCGGCCAGCCGTTCGAGAAGCTGGCGAAGAAGCACTCCACCTGTCCTTCCGGCAAGCGGGGCGGTGACCTGGGCGAAGTGCGCCCCGGCCAGATGGTCGGCGGCATTGATCGCGCCATCTTCAAGGGCCCGCTCAATACCCTGCAGGGGCCGCTGAAGAGCAAGTTCGGCTATCACCTGCTGGAAGTCTTCTTCCGTGGCTGA
- a CDS encoding ABC-F family ATPase: protein MISTANLTMQFGAKPLFEDVSAKFGRGNRYGLIGANGCGKSTMMKILGGDLEPSGGHVMLEPNTRLGKLRQDQFAYEEYTVLDTVIMGHERLAVVKAERDRIYSLPEMSEEDGMKVADLEVEFAELDGYTAEARAGELLMGLDIPIEQHLGPMSEVAPGWKLRVLLAQALFSDPDVLLLDEPTNHLDINTIRWLEGVLTARSSTMIIISHDRHFLNSVCTHMADLDYGELRLFPGNYDEYMTAATQAREQLQADNAKKKAQIAELQSFVSRFSANASKAKQATSRAKQIDKIQLNEIKPSSRVSPFIRFEQTKKVHNNAVMIDKLAKGFDGNTLFENFSFTVAAGERVAIIGPNGIGKTTLLRTLVGEMHPDAGEVKWTDAAEVGYYAQDHAHDFANDMSLYDWMSQWTGGGEQVVRGTLGRMLFSNDDIQKSVKVLSGGEQGRMLFGKLILKQPNVLVMDEPTNHLDMESIEALNLALENYPGTLIFVSHDREFVGSLATRIIELNAEGVVDFSGTYDDYLRSQGVIV from the coding sequence GTGATCTCTACCGCCAATCTCACCATGCAGTTCGGTGCCAAGCCGCTGTTTGAAGACGTCTCCGCCAAATTCGGTCGTGGCAATCGCTATGGCCTGATCGGCGCCAACGGCTGCGGCAAGTCGACCATGATGAAGATTCTCGGCGGCGATCTTGAGCCGTCCGGTGGCCACGTCATGCTCGAGCCCAACACCCGTCTGGGCAAGCTGCGTCAGGACCAGTTCGCCTATGAGGAATACACGGTGCTCGACACCGTCATCATGGGCCACGAGCGCCTGGCCGTGGTCAAGGCCGAGCGTGATCGCATCTACTCGCTGCCGGAGATGAGCGAGGAAGACGGCATGAAGGTCGCCGACCTCGAGGTCGAATTCGCCGAGCTTGACGGCTACACCGCCGAAGCGCGTGCCGGTGAGCTGCTGATGGGCCTCGATATCCCCATTGAGCAGCACCTGGGGCCGATGAGTGAAGTCGCGCCGGGCTGGAAACTGCGCGTGCTGCTGGCGCAGGCGCTGTTCTCCGATCCTGACGTCCTGCTACTCGATGAGCCGACCAACCACCTGGACATCAACACCATCCGCTGGCTGGAAGGCGTGCTGACCGCGCGCTCCAGCACCATGATCATCATCTCGCACGACCGTCACTTCCTGAACAGTGTCTGCACCCACATGGCGGACCTGGATTACGGTGAGCTGCGTCTGTTCCCGGGCAACTATGACGAGTACATGACCGCCGCCACCCAGGCGCGTGAACAGCTGCAGGCCGACAACGCCAAGAAGAAGGCGCAGATCGCCGAGCTGCAGTCCTTCGTCAGCCGCTTCTCCGCCAACGCCTCCAAGGCCAAGCAGGCGACCTCGCGTGCCAAGCAGATCGACAAGATCCAGCTCAACGAGATCAAGCCGTCCTCACGCGTCAGCCCGTTCATCCGCTTCGAGCAGACCAAAAAGGTCCACAACAACGCGGTGATGATCGACAAGCTTGCCAAGGGCTTCGATGGCAACACCCTGTTCGAGAACTTCAGCTTCACGGTCGCCGCCGGTGAGCGTGTCGCCATCATCGGCCCGAACGGTATCGGCAAGACCACGCTGCTGCGCACCCTGGTCGGCGAGATGCACCCGGATGCCGGTGAAGTGAAGTGGACCGACGCCGCGGAAGTCGGCTACTACGCGCAGGACCACGCGCATGACTTCGCCAACGACATGAGCCTCTACGACTGGATGTCGCAGTGGACCGGTGGGGGCGAACAGGTCGTGCGTGGCACCCTGGGCCGCATGCTGTTCTCCAATGACGACATCCAGAAGTCGGTCAAGGTGCTTTCCGGTGGTGAGCAGGGTCGCATGTTGTTCGGCAAGTTGATCCTCAAGCAGCCCAACGTGCTGGTGATGGATGAGCCGACCAACCACCTGGACATGGAGTCCATCGAGGCACTCAACCTCGCGCTGGAAAACTATCCGGGCACGCTGATCTTCGTCAGCCACGACCGTGAATTCGTCGGCTCGCTGGCCACGCGCATCATCGAGCTGAATGCCGAGGGTGTGGTCGACTTCTCCGGCACCTACGATGACTACCTGCGCAGCCAGGGCGTCATCGTCTGA
- a CDS encoding PepSY domain-containing protein: protein MSDVAPGAPAQRPASRATSMRQDTPRQRGRRKTLAQRLNPWIRSLHLYCGVALVPFVLLYGVSAFLMNHPGLYRDIQQTPLSSEALQRAALGPVDAQALAVATVAEMNRVSSGRHEFTLVDPQALEGAPLSLLLDSRGADMRQRYMVDLSHGEGRRIAMQENAAGNASARPARMPLAGQTLTLPDTSPLAVPLVSQQARLREAIGASERQPLNGKGTLDFTLEDGSGQRFTAQLDLYSGKLKGQPVGQVQPGAGLGETLTHLHKQHGYKSSVLEWLWAVVVDVMACVMVMWGLTGLWMWWQMKRRRPLGGLLMAAGIGLSAALGLGLHAGM, encoded by the coding sequence ATGTCAGATGTCGCACCCGGTGCCCCCGCTCAACGGCCCGCCTCGCGCGCCACTTCCATGCGTCAGGACACCCCCCGTCAGCGAGGGCGGCGCAAGACCCTGGCGCAGCGACTCAATCCCTGGATCCGCTCTCTGCATCTGTATTGCGGCGTCGCGCTGGTGCCCTTCGTGCTGTTGTATGGCGTGAGCGCCTTCCTGATGAACCATCCCGGTCTGTATCGCGACATCCAGCAGACACCCTTGTCGTCCGAGGCATTGCAACGCGCCGCGTTGGGCCCGGTGGATGCCCAGGCTCTGGCCGTGGCCACCGTGGCGGAAATGAACCGAGTCTCCTCGGGGCGTCACGAATTCACGCTGGTTGACCCGCAGGCGCTCGAAGGGGCGCCGTTGTCTCTGCTGCTGGATTCCCGGGGAGCGGACATGCGTCAGCGCTACATGGTGGATCTTTCCCACGGTGAGGGGCGGCGCATCGCCATGCAGGAAAACGCCGCGGGAAATGCGTCGGCTCGTCCTGCTCGCATGCCGCTGGCCGGCCAGACCCTGACGCTTCCTGACACCTCGCCACTGGCGGTGCCACTGGTCAGTCAGCAGGCCCGTCTTCGCGAGGCGATCGGCGCCAGTGAACGTCAGCCGCTCAATGGCAAGGGGACGCTCGACTTCACACTGGAGGACGGCAGCGGCCAGCGCTTCACTGCTCAGCTGGACCTGTATTCAGGCAAGCTGAAGGGCCAGCCCGTCGGGCAGGTCCAGCCCGGCGCGGGGCTTGGCGAAACCCTGACGCATCTGCACAAGCAGCATGGCTACAAGAGCAGCGTGCTGGAGTGGCTGTGGGCCGTGGTCGTGGATGTCATGGCCTGCGTGATGGTGATGTGGGGGCTGACTGGCCTGTGGATGTGGTGGCAGATGAAACGTCGGCGCCCCCTGGGCGGCCTGCTCATGGCGGCCGGTATCGGTCTGTCGGCGGCTCTGGGACTGGGGCTGCATGCCGGAATGTGA
- a CDS encoding BaiN/RdsA family NAD(P)/FAD-dependent oxidoreductase, with protein sequence MATYDVIIIGAGAAGLMCAATAGYQGKRVLVLDHANKAGKKILMSGGGRCNFTNLDAGPSNFFSRNPHFCISALKRYTPHHFLELVERHGLEHVEKKPGQLFCADSAKDLLAILMTECEWAGAEIRLNTRITSLERAGEGMRVETSNGTHTAGRVVVATGGMSIPTLGATGFGYDIARQFGLEVTETYAALVPFTLTSQWKERLSPLSGLACDVSVTAGKGQYREPMLITHRGLSGPAMLQASSWWTPGQPLDIDLLPGVDAYAELLALREQHPKRQIGPWLGERLPKRLAQSLVEWQDADAGRISERSLAELSNARLEQLAKALNHWQLKPAGTEGWRTAEVTMGGVVTDAISQKDFSVRDLPQLAFIGEVLDVTGELGGYNFQWAWSSAVACGLNC encoded by the coding sequence ATGGCCACATACGACGTCATCATCATCGGCGCAGGCGCGGCAGGCCTGATGTGTGCCGCCACGGCGGGCTATCAGGGCAAGCGCGTGCTGGTGCTGGACCACGCCAACAAGGCCGGCAAGAAGATCCTGATGTCAGGTGGCGGGCGCTGCAATTTCACCAACCTGGATGCCGGGCCGTCCAACTTCTTCTCGCGCAATCCGCACTTCTGCATCTCGGCACTCAAGCGCTACACGCCGCATCACTTTCTCGAGCTGGTGGAGCGTCACGGGCTGGAGCATGTCGAGAAGAAGCCGGGGCAGCTGTTCTGCGCGGATTCCGCCAAGGATCTGCTGGCGATCCTGATGACGGAGTGCGAGTGGGCCGGGGCGGAGATTCGTCTCAACACGCGCATCACTTCGCTGGAACGTGCGGGTGAGGGCATGCGGGTCGAGACCAGCAACGGCACGCATACGGCAGGGCGGGTGGTAGTGGCGACCGGTGGCATGTCGATCCCGACGCTGGGCGCGACAGGCTTTGGCTATGATATCGCGCGCCAGTTCGGGCTCGAGGTCACCGAGACCTACGCGGCGCTGGTGCCGTTCACGCTGACCTCGCAGTGGAAGGAGCGCCTGTCGCCGCTGTCCGGGCTTGCCTGTGACGTCAGCGTCACTGCCGGCAAGGGCCAGTATCGCGAACCGATGCTGATCACCCACCGTGGGCTTTCCGGCCCGGCGATGCTGCAGGCCTCCAGCTGGTGGACGCCCGGTCAGCCACTGGACATCGATCTGCTGCCGGGGGTGGACGCCTACGCCGAGCTGCTGGCCCTGCGTGAGCAGCATCCCAAGCGCCAGATCGGTCCCTGGCTTGGCGAGCGCCTGCCCAAGCGTCTCGCCCAGTCGCTGGTCGAGTGGCAGGACGCCGATGCCGGCCGCATCAGCGAGCGCAGCCTCGCCGAGCTCTCCAACGCGCGTCTCGAGCAGCTGGCCAAGGCGCTCAACCACTGGCAGCTCAAGCCGGCGGGCACCGAAGGCTGGCGCACCGCCGAGGTCACCATGGGCGGCGTGGTCACCGATGCCATCTCGCAGAAGGACTTCAGCGTGCGCGATCTCCCGCAGCTGGCCTTCATCGGTGAGGTGCTGGATGTCACCGGCGAACTGGGCGGCTACAACTTCCAGTGGGCGTGGTCCTCGGCGGTGGCCTGCGGGCTGAACTGCTGA
- a CDS encoding LysR family transcriptional regulator has protein sequence MELRTLRTFVSVATHRSFSAAARELHTVQPAISRQIADLEAELGVSLLWRNTREVRVTAPGEALLEEAQRMLALEAQARKRVAMAASGQTGTLRIGYMSSACASFVPGLMRDFAASHPEVSLTLHEMSAQQQLDAFARDEIDLGLSRPLPIEQRDTLTALPVYEDRLMAVIPQGHRLAHRKRLALSELAQQDFVLFQRTQATGLFDQIISACGDAGFSPRLQRQPAMMQTLLSEVAAGLGVAIAPGCIRRLQCDGCQFIPLRPALGAVPLELHYPTTPGRPVTEAFVALVEQRLPAIRQQMA, from the coding sequence ATGGAACTGCGCACACTGAGAACCTTCGTTTCCGTGGCGACGCACCGGAGCTTCTCGGCCGCCGCCCGCGAGCTGCACACCGTTCAGCCTGCCATCAGTCGCCAGATCGCCGATCTTGAAGCCGAACTGGGCGTGAGTCTGTTGTGGCGCAATACGCGGGAAGTGCGAGTGACGGCACCCGGCGAGGCGTTGCTGGAAGAAGCGCAGCGCATGCTGGCGCTGGAGGCACAGGCACGCAAGCGCGTGGCGATGGCCGCCAGCGGCCAGACCGGCACATTGCGCATCGGCTACATGAGCTCGGCCTGCGCAAGCTTCGTGCCCGGCCTGATGCGCGACTTCGCCGCCAGCCACCCCGAGGTCAGCCTCACCTTGCATGAGATGAGCGCCCAGCAGCAGCTGGATGCCTTCGCGCGTGACGAGATCGACCTCGGCCTGTCGCGTCCGCTGCCCATCGAGCAGCGCGATACCCTGACGGCTCTGCCGGTCTACGAGGATAGGCTGATGGCGGTGATACCCCAGGGGCATCGCTTGGCGCACCGCAAACGACTGGCCCTCAGCGAGCTTGCGCAGCAGGACTTCGTGCTGTTTCAGCGCACGCAGGCGACGGGGCTATTTGACCAGATCATCAGCGCCTGCGGCGATGCCGGCTTCTCGCCGCGCCTCCAGCGCCAGCCGGCCATGATGCAGACGCTGCTCAGTGAGGTCGCGGCCGGACTGGGGGTCGCCATCGCGCCCGGCTGCATCCGCCGTCTGCAGTGCGATGGCTGTCAGTTCATTCCCCTGCGTCCGGCGCTCGGGGCGGTGCCATTGGAGCTTCACTATCCGACCACACCGGGCCGACCGGTGACCGAGGCCTTCGTCGCGCTGGTCGAGCAGCGCCTGCCCGCCATCCGCCAGCAGATGGCATGA
- a CDS encoding MFS transporter — MTTSTSRDIAQDTRDTSRSLSGGGRFTLLAVACLTIMVGTVVAPGLLSIASALEVESHASWLITLPSLGAVLFASIAGRMIDRLGAYRALTGGLFLYGLLGAGGALLEGTVAVFADRILLGGVTAVVMAGGTTLISEWYHGHARLKMIAQQGMSIELGGVIFLFVSGVLAGIAWQLPFLLYLLAWLLLAMLWMMVPRQSPAAPDETVGKSGQQALSASLTSVYLAAAMAMTLFFTAIVMLPKRLNLLGLNEASTGIFLAAISMVAVVAAMWMPKVSRALREMPTLALAFVLYAASLFVFQQAENMGVMSAGAVLAGMGFGFSIPLLNHMTVERSHALVRGRNLSYLTMAIFLGQFLTSFLEFLPGDGRHVFGFGAVLGLIFAALYLGIHLLKRDSRGA, encoded by the coding sequence ATGACGACATCAACTTCCCGAGATATCGCGCAGGATACGCGCGATACCTCTCGATCACTTTCTGGCGGCGGGCGTTTCACGCTGCTGGCGGTCGCCTGCCTGACCATCATGGTGGGTACCGTGGTGGCGCCGGGGCTTCTGAGCATCGCCTCGGCGCTTGAGGTGGAGAGCCATGCCAGCTGGCTGATCACCCTGCCGTCGTTGGGTGCGGTGCTGTTTGCGTCTATCGCCGGACGCATGATCGACCGCCTCGGGGCCTATCGCGCGCTGACTGGCGGGCTGTTCCTGTATGGTCTGCTGGGGGCGGGCGGGGCACTGCTGGAAGGCACCGTCGCCGTGTTCGCCGATCGTATCCTGCTGGGGGGCGTCACCGCGGTCGTGATGGCGGGCGGCACCACGCTGATCTCCGAGTGGTATCACGGCCATGCGCGACTCAAGATGATTGCCCAGCAGGGCATGTCCATCGAACTTGGCGGCGTGATCTTCCTGTTCGTCAGTGGCGTGCTGGCAGGCATCGCCTGGCAGCTGCCTTTCCTGCTCTACCTGCTGGCCTGGTTGCTGCTGGCCATGCTGTGGATGATGGTGCCCAGGCAGTCACCTGCAGCCCCTGATGAAACGGTTGGCAAGTCTGGCCAGCAGGCGCTGTCCGCTTCGCTCACCAGTGTCTATCTGGCGGCGGCCATGGCCATGACGCTGTTCTTCACCGCCATCGTCATGCTGCCCAAGCGCCTGAACCTGCTGGGGCTGAACGAGGCCTCGACCGGCATCTTCCTGGCGGCGATCTCGATGGTCGCGGTGGTGGCGGCGATGTGGATGCCGAAGGTCTCACGTGCCTTGCGCGAGATGCCGACGCTGGCACTGGCCTTCGTGCTGTATGCCGCCAGCCTGTTCGTCTTCCAGCAGGCCGAGAACATGGGGGTGATGAGCGCGGGTGCCGTGCTGGCCGGGATGGGCTTCGGCTTCTCGATTCCGCTGCTCAACCACATGACGGTGGAGCGCAGCCACGCACTGGTGCGTGGACGCAATCTCTCCTACCTGACGATGGCGATCTTCCTGGGCCAGTTCCTGACCTCCTTCCTGGAGTTCCTGCCCGGCGATGGCCGCCATGTCTTCGGTTTTGGCGCCGTGCTGGGCCTGATCTTCGCGGCTCTCTATCTGGGCATCCATCTGCTCAAGCGCGACAGTCGCGGCGCCTGA
- a CDS encoding YqjK-like family protein: MSSSRQSLAQREPALPPSGGNGRRQAHSRDARRAELEARISQQRLDVSHAMRDLKEATAPIDRGWAKVQQYRGPLVLVGGLIAARGGFRPKKGLSLIKRGLMGWVMIRRLRILFDK, translated from the coding sequence ATGAGTTCTTCCAGACAGTCCCTCGCGCAGCGTGAGCCGGCACTTCCCCCCTCAGGGGGGAACGGTCGCCGGCAAGCGCATTCGCGCGATGCCAGGCGTGCGGAACTCGAAGCACGCATCAGCCAGCAGCGCCTCGACGTCAGTCATGCGATGCGTGACCTCAAGGAGGCAACCGCCCCCATCGACCGTGGCTGGGCCAAGGTGCAGCAATACCGTGGCCCGTTGGTTCTGGTGGGCGGCCTGATTGCCGCGCGGGGAGGTTTCCGGCCAAAGAAGGGCCTGAGCCTGATCAAGCGTGGCCTGATGGGCTGGGTGATGATTCGCCGCCTGAGAATACTGTTCGACAAGTGA
- a CDS encoding phage holin family protein yields the protein MQEQGPVERVLGAIRRLTASLVESGETRLRLAVLELEEERERLFVMLLLSGIALMLICFGIGLAILLVVVAFWDTHRLLAIALSGGILLALGGLIAWRVKVIASQRSLLRSTLSNLSRDSDSLKDVRADALERQRQRENL from the coding sequence ATGCAGGAGCAAGGGCCGGTTGAACGCGTACTTGGCGCCATCCGTCGTCTGACCGCGAGCCTGGTGGAGAGTGGCGAGACGCGTCTGCGTCTCGCCGTGCTGGAGCTCGAGGAGGAACGCGAACGCTTGTTCGTGATGCTGCTGCTGTCAGGTATCGCCCTGATGCTGATCTGCTTCGGTATCGGCCTGGCGATCCTGCTGGTGGTCGTGGCCTTCTGGGATACCCATCGCCTGCTGGCCATCGCCTTGAGCGGCGGTATCCTGCTGGCACTGGGCGGATTGATCGCCTGGCGGGTCAAGGTGATCGCTTCCCAACGCAGCCTGCTGCGCTCGACGCTCAGCAATCTGAGCCGCGACAGCGACAGCCTCAAGGACGTCCGCGCCGACGCACTGGAACGCCAGCGCCAACGCGAAAACCTCTGA
- a CDS encoding DUF883 family protein: MQKIGDHTTTANSATGANTEQLKEDLRHLSQTVEELLHASAEDSRESMKEARARAQTRLEATRARLSAQGDRLAASARESADCADRYVHDNPWTSVGIGAAAGVVIGMLLGRR; encoded by the coding sequence ATGCAGAAAATCGGTGATCATACGACCACAGCCAATTCAGCCACCGGTGCCAACACCGAGCAGCTGAAGGAAGACCTGCGTCATCTCTCCCAGACCGTCGAGGAACTGCTGCACGCCTCGGCCGAGGATTCCCGCGAGAGCATGAAGGAAGCGCGTGCCCGCGCCCAGACCCGTCTGGAAGCCACTCGTGCCCGACTGAGTGCCCAGGGTGACCGTCTGGCCGCCAGCGCGCGTGAATCCGCGGACTGCGCTGACCGCTACGTGCACGACAACCCGTGGACCAGTGTCGGTATCGGCGCTGCCGCCGGTGTCGTCATCGGCATGCTGCTTGGCCGTCGCTGA
- a CDS encoding phospholipase A, protein MLLCPTSTGSRPVAACLSGMLASALLTCAPLASADVPYTMDSQGRVVLANGQRFTPRELGMTPAQARAGARKSDPRRTPIYTQPARGGAELAASDDAPATVEGQESQGQDSLAQKRAEERVVLEDDAESNPLAITAYKRNYLLPWAYNSTPNESSFAQVTREGEVDNTEVKYQLSLKVGLVNDIFDDNGDLYFAYTQRSWWQAYNSDASAPFRETNYEPEAFLQFDNRYELLGWTNTRNRIGFAHQSNGRSDPLSRSWNRVYADMMFQNGDWAVAITPHWRVPEESDEDDNPDLYNYIGYGDITVGYTADQHEFTWMVRGNPSKGNFGNQLDYSFPLFGKVRGYVQYYHGYGESLIDYDHSVNRLGLGFSINTFFAGLPET, encoded by the coding sequence ATGCTTCTCTGCCCTACCTCCACCGGCTCTCGGCCAGTCGCGGCATGCCTGTCCGGAATGCTGGCGTCAGCGCTGCTGACCTGCGCCCCACTGGCCAGCGCAGACGTGCCCTACACCATGGACAGCCAGGGCCGCGTGGTACTGGCCAATGGCCAGCGCTTCACGCCCCGAGAACTGGGGATGACTCCGGCCCAGGCGCGTGCAGGGGCACGCAAGAGCGATCCACGTCGCACGCCGATCTATACGCAGCCCGCACGTGGCGGCGCAGAGCTGGCGGCGAGTGATGACGCCCCTGCCACCGTGGAAGGTCAGGAGAGTCAGGGGCAGGACAGCCTGGCTCAGAAACGTGCCGAGGAGCGGGTGGTGCTCGAGGACGATGCCGAGAGCAATCCCCTGGCCATCACCGCCTACAAGCGCAACTATCTGCTGCCCTGGGCCTACAACTCGACCCCGAATGAGAGCAGCTTCGCCCAGGTGACCCGCGAAGGCGAGGTGGACAACACCGAGGTGAAGTACCAGCTCAGTCTCAAGGTCGGGTTGGTGAATGACATCTTCGATGACAATGGCGACCTGTACTTCGCCTATACCCAGCGCAGCTGGTGGCAGGCCTACAACTCCGATGCCTCGGCGCCGTTCCGCGAGACCAACTACGAGCCGGAAGCCTTCCTTCAGTTCGACAATCGCTATGAACTGCTGGGCTGGACCAACACGCGCAATCGCATCGGTTTCGCCCATCAGTCCAACGGGCGTTCCGACCCGCTGTCTCGCAGCTGGAACCGGGTCTATGCCGACATGATGTTCCAGAATGGCGACTGGGCCGTGGCGATCACGCCGCATTGGCGCGTGCCGGAGGAGTCCGATGAGGACGACAATCCGGACCTCTACAACTACATCGGCTACGGCGACATCACCGTGGGCTATACCGCGGATCAGCACGAGTTCACCTGGATGGTGCGCGGCAACCCCTCCAAGGGCAATTTCGGCAACCAGCTGGATTACTCCTTCCCGCTGTTCGGCAAGGTGCGCGGCTACGTGCAGTACTACCACGGCTATGGCGAGAGCCTCATCGACTACGACCACAGCGTGAACCGCCTGGGGCTGGGCTTCTCGATCAACACCTTCTTCGCCGGCCTGCCAGAGACCTGA